A part of Mustela erminea isolate mMusErm1 chromosome 9, mMusErm1.Pri, whole genome shotgun sequence genomic DNA contains:
- the CTNND1 gene encoding catenin delta-1 isoform X2, translated as MDDSEVESTASILASVKEQEAQFEKLTRALEEERRHVSAQLERVRVSPQDANPLMANGTLTRRHQNGRFVGDADLERQKFSDLKLNGPQDHSHLVYSTIPRMQEPGQIVGTYTEEDPEGAMSVVSVETSDDGTTRRTETTVKKVVKTVTTRTVQPVPVGPDGLPVDASSVSNNYIQTLGRDFRKNGNGGPGPYVGQAGTATLPRNFHYPPDGYSRHYEDGYPSSSDNYGSLSRVTRIEERYRPSMEGYRAPSRQDVYGPQPQVRVGGSSVDLHRFHPEPYGLEDDQRSMGYDDLDYGMMSDYGTARRTGTPSDPRRRLRSYEDMIGEEVPSDQYYWAPLAQHERGSLASLDSLRKGGPPPHNWRQPELPEVIAMLGFRLDAVKSNAAAYLQHLCYRNDKVKTDVRKLKGIPVLVGLLDHPKKEVHLGACGALKNISFGRDQDNKIAIKNCDGVPALVRLLRKARDMDLTEVITGTLWNLSSHDSIKMEIVDHALHALTDEVIIPHSGWEREPNEDCKPRHIEWESVLTNTAGCLRNVSSERSEARRKLRECDGLVDALIFIVQAEIGQKDSDSKLVENCVCLLRNLSYQVHREIPQAERYQEAPPNVANNTGPHAASCFGAKKGKGKKPTEDPANDTVDFPKRTSPARGYELLFQPEVVRIYISLLKESKTPAILEASAGAIQNLCAGRWTYGRYIRSALRQEKALSAIADLLTNEHERVVKAASGALRNLAVDARNKELIGKHAIPNLVKNLPGGQQSSSQNFSEDTVVSLLNTINEVIAENLEAAKKLRETQGIEKLVLINKSGNRSEKEVRAAALVLQTIWGYKELRKPLEKEGWKKSDFQVNLNNASRSQSSHSYDDSTLPLIDRNQKTDNNYSTLNERGDHNRTLDRSGDLGEMEPLKGTPLMQDEGQESLEEELDVLVLDDEGDQVSYPSMQKI; from the exons ATGGACGACTCAGAGGTGGAGTCGACCGCCAGCATCTTGGCCTCTGTGAAGGAACAAGAGGCCCAGTTTGAGAAGCTGACCCGGGCGCTGGAGGAGGAACGGCGCCACGTCTCGGCGCAACTGGAACGCGTCCGGGTCTCACCACAAGATGCCAACCCACTCATGGCCAACGGCACCCTCACCCGCCGGCATCAG AACGGCCGGTTTGTGGGCGATGCTGACCTTGAGCGACAGAAATTTTCAGATCTGAAACTCAACGGACCCCAG GATCACAGTCACCTTGTGTATAGCACCATTCCCAGAATGCAGGAGCCAGGGCAGATTGTGGGGACCTACACGGAGGAGGACCCTGAGGGAGCCATGTCTGTTGTCTCCGTGGAGACCTCTGATGATGGAACTACTCGGCGCACAGAGACCACA GTCAAGAAAGTTGTGAAGACTGTGACAACACGGACAGTACAGCCAGTCCCTGTGGGACCAGATGGGCTGCCTGTGGATGCCTCATCAGTTTCTAACAACTATATCCAGACTCTGGGGCGTGACTTCCGCAAGAATGGCAATGGGGGACCTGGTCCCTACGTTGGGCAAGCAGGCACTGCTACCCTTCCCAGGAACTTCCACTACCCTCCTGATGGATATAGCCGCCACTATGAAGATGGTTATCCAAGTAGCAGTGACAACTATGGCAGTCTGTCCCGGGTGACCCGCATTGAGGAGCGGTACAGGCCCAGCATGGAAGGTTATCGGGCACCTAGTAGACAGGATGTGTATGGGCCCCAGCCCCAAGTTCGGGTAGGTGGGAGCAGTGTGGATCTGCATCGTTTTCACCCAGAGCCTTATGGGCTAGAAGATGACCAGCGTAGCATGGGCTATGATGATCTGGATTACGGCATGATGTCCGATTATGGCACTGCCCGTCGGACTGGGACACCCTCTGACCCTCGCCGACGACTCAG GAGCTATGAAGACATGATTGGTGAGGAGGTGCCATCGGACCAGTACTATTGGGCTCCTCTGGCCCAGCATGAACGGGGAAGTTTAGCAAGCTTGGATAGCCTGCGTAAGGGGGGACCCCCGCCTCACAACTGGAGACAGCCAGAGCTGCCGGAGGTGATCGCCATGTTAGGATTCCGCTTGGATGCTGTCAAGTCTAATGCAGCTGCATACCTGCAGCACTTGTGCTATCGCAATGACAAGGTGAAGACCGACGTCCGGAAGCTCAAGGGGATCCCAGTACTGGTTGGATTGTTAGACCACCCCAAAAAGGAAGTGCACCTTGGAGCCTGTGGAGCGCTCAAGAATATCTCTTTTGGGCGTGACCAGGATAACAAGATCGCCATAAAAAACTGTGATGGTGTTCCTGCCCTTGTGCGATTGCTCCGAAAGGCTCGGGATATGGATCTCACTGAAGTTATCACCG GAACCCTGTGGAATCTCTCATCCCATGACTCAATCAAAATGGAGATTGTGGACCATGCACTGCATGCATTGACAGATGAAGTGATCATCCCACATTCTGGTTGGGAGCGAGAACCTAATGAAGATTGTAAGCCACGCCATATTGAGTGGGAGTCGGTACTCACCAACACAGCTGGCTGTCTTAG gAACGTCAGCTCAGAGAGGAGTGAAGCTCGCCGGAAACTTCGTGAATGTGATGGTTTAGTGGATGCCCTCATTTTCATTGTTCAGGCTGAAATTGGGCAGAAGGACTCAGATAGTAAG CTTGTGGAGAACTGCGTTTGCCTTCTTCGGAATTTGTCATATCAAGTTCACCGGGAGATCCCACAGGCAGAGCGTTACCAAGAGGCACCTCCCAATGTTGCCAATAATACCGGGCCACATGCTGCCAGTTGCTTTGGGGCCAAGAAGGGCAAAG ggaaaaaacccacagAGGATCCAGCAAATGATACAGTGGATTTCCCTAAAAGAACTAGTCCAGCTCGAG GCTATGAGCTTTTGTTTCAACCAGAGGTGGTTCGGATCTATATCTCACTCCTCAAGGAGAGCAAGACTCCTGCCATCCTTGAAGCCTCAGCCGGAGCTATCCAGAACTTGTGTGCTGGGCGCTGGACG TATGGTCGATACATTCGCTCTGCTCTGCGTCAAGAGAAGGCTCTTTCTGCCATCGCCGACCTCCTGACCAATGAACATGAGCGTGTAGTGAAAGCTGCGTCTGGAGCACTGAGAAATCTGGCTGTGGATGCCCGCAACAAAGAGCTCATTG GTAAACATGCTATTCCCAACTTGGTAAAGAATCTGCCAGGAGGGCAGCAGAGCTCTTCCCAGAATTTCTCTGAGGACACCGTGGTCTCTCTCTTGAACACCATCAATGAGGTTATTGCTGAGAACTTGGAAGCTGCCAAAAAGCTTCGAGAGACACAGGGCATTGAGAAGCTGGTACTGATCAACAAATCAGG GAACCGTTCAGAAAAAGAAGTCCGAGCAGCAGCACTTGTATTACAGACAATCTGGGGCTATAAGGAACTACGGAAGCCACTGGAAAAAGAAGGATGGAAGAAATCAGACTTCCAG GTGAATCTAAACAACGCTTCTCGAAGCCAGAGCAGTCATTCATACGACGACAGCACTCTCCCTCTCATTGACCGGAACCAGAAAACAG ATAACAACTATTCCACACTGAACGAGAGAGGGGACCACAACAGAACACTGGATCGATCCGGGGATCTAGGTGAAATGGAGCCGTTGAAGGGAACACCCCTGATG CAGGACGAGGGGCAGGAATCTCTGGAGGAAGAGTTGGATGTGTTGGTTTTGGATGATGAGGGGGACCAAGTGTCTTACCCCTCCATG cAGAAGATTTAG
- the CTNND1 gene encoding catenin delta-1 isoform X3, whose amino-acid sequence MDDSEVESTASILASVKEQEAQFEKLTRALEEERRHVSAQLERVRVSPQDANPLMANGTLTRRHQNGRFVGDADLERQKFSDLKLNGPQDHSHLVYSTIPRMQEPGQIVGTYTEEDPEGAMSVVSVETSDDGTTRRTETTVKKVVKTVTTRTVQPVPVGPDGLPVDASSVSNNYIQTLGRDFRKNGNGGPGPYVGQAGTATLPRNFHYPPDGYSRHYEDGYPSSSDNYGSLSRVTRIEERYRPSMEGYRAPSRQDVYGPQPQVRVGGSSVDLHRFHPEPYGLEDDQRSMGYDDLDYGMMSDYGTARRTGTPSDPRRRLRSYEDMIGEEVPSDQYYWAPLAQHERGSLASLDSLRKGGPPPHNWRQPELPEVIAMLGFRLDAVKSNAAAYLQHLCYRNDKVKTDVRKLKGIPVLVGLLDHPKKEVHLGACGALKNISFGRDQDNKIAIKNCDGVPALVRLLRKARDMDLTEVITGTLWNLSSHDSIKMEIVDHALHALTDEVIIPHSGWEREPNEDCKPRHIEWESVLTNTAGCLRNVSSERSEARRKLRECDGLVDALIFIVQAEIGQKDSDSKLVENCVCLLRNLSYQVHREIPQAERYQEAPPNVANNTGPHAASCFGAKKGKGKKPTEDPANDTVDFPKRTSPARGYELLFQPEVVRIYISLLKESKTPAILEASAGAIQNLCAGRWTYGRYIRSALRQEKALSAIADLLTNEHERVVKAASGALRNLAVDARNKELIGKHAIPNLVKNLPGGQQSSSQNFSEDTVVSLLNTINEVIAENLEAAKKLRETQGIEKLVLINKSGNRSEKEVRAAALVLQTIWGYKELRKPLEKEGWKKSDFQVNLNNASRSQSSHSYDDSTLPLIDRNQKTDKKPDREEIQMSSMGSNTKSLDNNYSTLNERGDHNRTLDRSGDLGEMEPLKGTPLMQKI is encoded by the exons ATGGACGACTCAGAGGTGGAGTCGACCGCCAGCATCTTGGCCTCTGTGAAGGAACAAGAGGCCCAGTTTGAGAAGCTGACCCGGGCGCTGGAGGAGGAACGGCGCCACGTCTCGGCGCAACTGGAACGCGTCCGGGTCTCACCACAAGATGCCAACCCACTCATGGCCAACGGCACCCTCACCCGCCGGCATCAG AACGGCCGGTTTGTGGGCGATGCTGACCTTGAGCGACAGAAATTTTCAGATCTGAAACTCAACGGACCCCAG GATCACAGTCACCTTGTGTATAGCACCATTCCCAGAATGCAGGAGCCAGGGCAGATTGTGGGGACCTACACGGAGGAGGACCCTGAGGGAGCCATGTCTGTTGTCTCCGTGGAGACCTCTGATGATGGAACTACTCGGCGCACAGAGACCACA GTCAAGAAAGTTGTGAAGACTGTGACAACACGGACAGTACAGCCAGTCCCTGTGGGACCAGATGGGCTGCCTGTGGATGCCTCATCAGTTTCTAACAACTATATCCAGACTCTGGGGCGTGACTTCCGCAAGAATGGCAATGGGGGACCTGGTCCCTACGTTGGGCAAGCAGGCACTGCTACCCTTCCCAGGAACTTCCACTACCCTCCTGATGGATATAGCCGCCACTATGAAGATGGTTATCCAAGTAGCAGTGACAACTATGGCAGTCTGTCCCGGGTGACCCGCATTGAGGAGCGGTACAGGCCCAGCATGGAAGGTTATCGGGCACCTAGTAGACAGGATGTGTATGGGCCCCAGCCCCAAGTTCGGGTAGGTGGGAGCAGTGTGGATCTGCATCGTTTTCACCCAGAGCCTTATGGGCTAGAAGATGACCAGCGTAGCATGGGCTATGATGATCTGGATTACGGCATGATGTCCGATTATGGCACTGCCCGTCGGACTGGGACACCCTCTGACCCTCGCCGACGACTCAG GAGCTATGAAGACATGATTGGTGAGGAGGTGCCATCGGACCAGTACTATTGGGCTCCTCTGGCCCAGCATGAACGGGGAAGTTTAGCAAGCTTGGATAGCCTGCGTAAGGGGGGACCCCCGCCTCACAACTGGAGACAGCCAGAGCTGCCGGAGGTGATCGCCATGTTAGGATTCCGCTTGGATGCTGTCAAGTCTAATGCAGCTGCATACCTGCAGCACTTGTGCTATCGCAATGACAAGGTGAAGACCGACGTCCGGAAGCTCAAGGGGATCCCAGTACTGGTTGGATTGTTAGACCACCCCAAAAAGGAAGTGCACCTTGGAGCCTGTGGAGCGCTCAAGAATATCTCTTTTGGGCGTGACCAGGATAACAAGATCGCCATAAAAAACTGTGATGGTGTTCCTGCCCTTGTGCGATTGCTCCGAAAGGCTCGGGATATGGATCTCACTGAAGTTATCACCG GAACCCTGTGGAATCTCTCATCCCATGACTCAATCAAAATGGAGATTGTGGACCATGCACTGCATGCATTGACAGATGAAGTGATCATCCCACATTCTGGTTGGGAGCGAGAACCTAATGAAGATTGTAAGCCACGCCATATTGAGTGGGAGTCGGTACTCACCAACACAGCTGGCTGTCTTAG gAACGTCAGCTCAGAGAGGAGTGAAGCTCGCCGGAAACTTCGTGAATGTGATGGTTTAGTGGATGCCCTCATTTTCATTGTTCAGGCTGAAATTGGGCAGAAGGACTCAGATAGTAAG CTTGTGGAGAACTGCGTTTGCCTTCTTCGGAATTTGTCATATCAAGTTCACCGGGAGATCCCACAGGCAGAGCGTTACCAAGAGGCACCTCCCAATGTTGCCAATAATACCGGGCCACATGCTGCCAGTTGCTTTGGGGCCAAGAAGGGCAAAG ggaaaaaacccacagAGGATCCAGCAAATGATACAGTGGATTTCCCTAAAAGAACTAGTCCAGCTCGAG GCTATGAGCTTTTGTTTCAACCAGAGGTGGTTCGGATCTATATCTCACTCCTCAAGGAGAGCAAGACTCCTGCCATCCTTGAAGCCTCAGCCGGAGCTATCCAGAACTTGTGTGCTGGGCGCTGGACG TATGGTCGATACATTCGCTCTGCTCTGCGTCAAGAGAAGGCTCTTTCTGCCATCGCCGACCTCCTGACCAATGAACATGAGCGTGTAGTGAAAGCTGCGTCTGGAGCACTGAGAAATCTGGCTGTGGATGCCCGCAACAAAGAGCTCATTG GTAAACATGCTATTCCCAACTTGGTAAAGAATCTGCCAGGAGGGCAGCAGAGCTCTTCCCAGAATTTCTCTGAGGACACCGTGGTCTCTCTCTTGAACACCATCAATGAGGTTATTGCTGAGAACTTGGAAGCTGCCAAAAAGCTTCGAGAGACACAGGGCATTGAGAAGCTGGTACTGATCAACAAATCAGG GAACCGTTCAGAAAAAGAAGTCCGAGCAGCAGCACTTGTATTACAGACAATCTGGGGCTATAAGGAACTACGGAAGCCACTGGAAAAAGAAGGATGGAAGAAATCAGACTTCCAG GTGAATCTAAACAACGCTTCTCGAAGCCAGAGCAGTCATTCATACGACGACAGCACTCTCCCTCTCATTGACCGGAACCAGAAAACAG ATAAGAAACCTGATCGGGAAGAAATTCAGATGAGCAGTATGGGATCAAACACAAAGTCATTAG ATAACAACTATTCCACACTGAACGAGAGAGGGGACCACAACAGAACACTGGATCGATCCGGGGATCTAGGTGAAATGGAGCCGTTGAAGGGAACACCCCTGATG cAGAAGATTTAG
- the CTNND1 gene encoding catenin delta-1 isoform X1 gives MDDSEVESTASILASVKEQEAQFEKLTRALEEERRHVSAQLERVRVSPQDANPLMANGTLTRRHQNGRFVGDADLERQKFSDLKLNGPQDHSHLVYSTIPRMQEPGQIVGTYTEEDPEGAMSVVSVETSDDGTTRRTETTVKKVVKTVTTRTVQPVPVGPDGLPVDASSVSNNYIQTLGRDFRKNGNGGPGPYVGQAGTATLPRNFHYPPDGYSRHYEDGYPSSSDNYGSLSRVTRIEERYRPSMEGYRAPSRQDVYGPQPQVRVGGSSVDLHRFHPEPYGLEDDQRSMGYDDLDYGMMSDYGTARRTGTPSDPRRRLRSYEDMIGEEVPSDQYYWAPLAQHERGSLASLDSLRKGGPPPHNWRQPELPEVIAMLGFRLDAVKSNAAAYLQHLCYRNDKVKTDVRKLKGIPVLVGLLDHPKKEVHLGACGALKNISFGRDQDNKIAIKNCDGVPALVRLLRKARDMDLTEVITGTLWNLSSHDSIKMEIVDHALHALTDEVIIPHSGWEREPNEDCKPRHIEWESVLTNTAGCLRNVSSERSEARRKLRECDGLVDALIFIVQAEIGQKDSDSKLVENCVCLLRNLSYQVHREIPQAERYQEAPPNVANNTGPHAASCFGAKKGKGKKPTEDPANDTVDFPKRTSPARGYELLFQPEVVRIYISLLKESKTPAILEASAGAIQNLCAGRWTYGRYIRSALRQEKALSAIADLLTNEHERVVKAASGALRNLAVDARNKELIGKHAIPNLVKNLPGGQQSSSQNFSEDTVVSLLNTINEVIAENLEAAKKLRETQGIEKLVLINKSGNRSEKEVRAAALVLQTIWGYKELRKPLEKEGWKKSDFQVNLNNASRSQSSHSYDDSTLPLIDRNQKTDKKPDREEIQMSSMGSNTKSLDNNYSTLNERGDHNRTLDRSGDLGEMEPLKGTPLMQDEGQESLEEELDVLVLDDEGDQVSYPSMQKI, from the exons ATGGACGACTCAGAGGTGGAGTCGACCGCCAGCATCTTGGCCTCTGTGAAGGAACAAGAGGCCCAGTTTGAGAAGCTGACCCGGGCGCTGGAGGAGGAACGGCGCCACGTCTCGGCGCAACTGGAACGCGTCCGGGTCTCACCACAAGATGCCAACCCACTCATGGCCAACGGCACCCTCACCCGCCGGCATCAG AACGGCCGGTTTGTGGGCGATGCTGACCTTGAGCGACAGAAATTTTCAGATCTGAAACTCAACGGACCCCAG GATCACAGTCACCTTGTGTATAGCACCATTCCCAGAATGCAGGAGCCAGGGCAGATTGTGGGGACCTACACGGAGGAGGACCCTGAGGGAGCCATGTCTGTTGTCTCCGTGGAGACCTCTGATGATGGAACTACTCGGCGCACAGAGACCACA GTCAAGAAAGTTGTGAAGACTGTGACAACACGGACAGTACAGCCAGTCCCTGTGGGACCAGATGGGCTGCCTGTGGATGCCTCATCAGTTTCTAACAACTATATCCAGACTCTGGGGCGTGACTTCCGCAAGAATGGCAATGGGGGACCTGGTCCCTACGTTGGGCAAGCAGGCACTGCTACCCTTCCCAGGAACTTCCACTACCCTCCTGATGGATATAGCCGCCACTATGAAGATGGTTATCCAAGTAGCAGTGACAACTATGGCAGTCTGTCCCGGGTGACCCGCATTGAGGAGCGGTACAGGCCCAGCATGGAAGGTTATCGGGCACCTAGTAGACAGGATGTGTATGGGCCCCAGCCCCAAGTTCGGGTAGGTGGGAGCAGTGTGGATCTGCATCGTTTTCACCCAGAGCCTTATGGGCTAGAAGATGACCAGCGTAGCATGGGCTATGATGATCTGGATTACGGCATGATGTCCGATTATGGCACTGCCCGTCGGACTGGGACACCCTCTGACCCTCGCCGACGACTCAG GAGCTATGAAGACATGATTGGTGAGGAGGTGCCATCGGACCAGTACTATTGGGCTCCTCTGGCCCAGCATGAACGGGGAAGTTTAGCAAGCTTGGATAGCCTGCGTAAGGGGGGACCCCCGCCTCACAACTGGAGACAGCCAGAGCTGCCGGAGGTGATCGCCATGTTAGGATTCCGCTTGGATGCTGTCAAGTCTAATGCAGCTGCATACCTGCAGCACTTGTGCTATCGCAATGACAAGGTGAAGACCGACGTCCGGAAGCTCAAGGGGATCCCAGTACTGGTTGGATTGTTAGACCACCCCAAAAAGGAAGTGCACCTTGGAGCCTGTGGAGCGCTCAAGAATATCTCTTTTGGGCGTGACCAGGATAACAAGATCGCCATAAAAAACTGTGATGGTGTTCCTGCCCTTGTGCGATTGCTCCGAAAGGCTCGGGATATGGATCTCACTGAAGTTATCACCG GAACCCTGTGGAATCTCTCATCCCATGACTCAATCAAAATGGAGATTGTGGACCATGCACTGCATGCATTGACAGATGAAGTGATCATCCCACATTCTGGTTGGGAGCGAGAACCTAATGAAGATTGTAAGCCACGCCATATTGAGTGGGAGTCGGTACTCACCAACACAGCTGGCTGTCTTAG gAACGTCAGCTCAGAGAGGAGTGAAGCTCGCCGGAAACTTCGTGAATGTGATGGTTTAGTGGATGCCCTCATTTTCATTGTTCAGGCTGAAATTGGGCAGAAGGACTCAGATAGTAAG CTTGTGGAGAACTGCGTTTGCCTTCTTCGGAATTTGTCATATCAAGTTCACCGGGAGATCCCACAGGCAGAGCGTTACCAAGAGGCACCTCCCAATGTTGCCAATAATACCGGGCCACATGCTGCCAGTTGCTTTGGGGCCAAGAAGGGCAAAG ggaaaaaacccacagAGGATCCAGCAAATGATACAGTGGATTTCCCTAAAAGAACTAGTCCAGCTCGAG GCTATGAGCTTTTGTTTCAACCAGAGGTGGTTCGGATCTATATCTCACTCCTCAAGGAGAGCAAGACTCCTGCCATCCTTGAAGCCTCAGCCGGAGCTATCCAGAACTTGTGTGCTGGGCGCTGGACG TATGGTCGATACATTCGCTCTGCTCTGCGTCAAGAGAAGGCTCTTTCTGCCATCGCCGACCTCCTGACCAATGAACATGAGCGTGTAGTGAAAGCTGCGTCTGGAGCACTGAGAAATCTGGCTGTGGATGCCCGCAACAAAGAGCTCATTG GTAAACATGCTATTCCCAACTTGGTAAAGAATCTGCCAGGAGGGCAGCAGAGCTCTTCCCAGAATTTCTCTGAGGACACCGTGGTCTCTCTCTTGAACACCATCAATGAGGTTATTGCTGAGAACTTGGAAGCTGCCAAAAAGCTTCGAGAGACACAGGGCATTGAGAAGCTGGTACTGATCAACAAATCAGG GAACCGTTCAGAAAAAGAAGTCCGAGCAGCAGCACTTGTATTACAGACAATCTGGGGCTATAAGGAACTACGGAAGCCACTGGAAAAAGAAGGATGGAAGAAATCAGACTTCCAG GTGAATCTAAACAACGCTTCTCGAAGCCAGAGCAGTCATTCATACGACGACAGCACTCTCCCTCTCATTGACCGGAACCAGAAAACAG ATAAGAAACCTGATCGGGAAGAAATTCAGATGAGCAGTATGGGATCAAACACAAAGTCATTAG ATAACAACTATTCCACACTGAACGAGAGAGGGGACCACAACAGAACACTGGATCGATCCGGGGATCTAGGTGAAATGGAGCCGTTGAAGGGAACACCCCTGATG CAGGACGAGGGGCAGGAATCTCTGGAGGAAGAGTTGGATGTGTTGGTTTTGGATGATGAGGGGGACCAAGTGTCTTACCCCTCCATG cAGAAGATTTAG